In Pyrus communis chromosome 11, drPyrComm1.1, whole genome shotgun sequence, the sequence GCAGATTAATTAAGTCATAACCAATAAGTAATTTTCATTGCTGGATATACACTACATGCACATAACATACTCACAGATTTGAGCTCAACCTCAAAAACCAGAGCTCACTGCTCTTtcttagaaatcagaaaaatgacgCTTATGCGCTCTGAGGTCATTTCATAGTTTGTCATTTTCTGTGCATGTTCTGTGCATAATGCAAGCATGGAATGTGCATATTATGTGCATGGTAAAAGATAAAACTTTCCTTTTCCATTAACCAAGGTAACTGACAAAATTACATGACAACTTCAataaaagtaaagaaaatgaCAGAAATTTAGTCTATATTTAAACCGTTTAACATATcacaaaatatattaattttctgATGCCATCTGCACGAATTACAAGCATTGAATCTGTCACGGCGTCAGTAATCTCAATGGGATCGGAGAGTGAAAGAACCATGTTCACTTCGACAGTTGGTGCATGTTGTCGTGGCAGAATTGTCATCGTGAAGTTTAATAAATATGCCTCTTACTTCTCTGTCCACCCGAATTGACGAAAAAGACCGCGGAGTTCTCTCGCTACAATCCATTGCGGTCACCAAATTTTGACCGTTGAGAGAATGGAGAAGCTCGAGGCCTTTCTTCTTGGAATCCCATTGAGACTGAATTTCAAGTTTGAAATTATTGTATTCGAAGAACCATAGCCATCCCTTGGTTGTAGAAGGCCTCAGAATTGCCATAGTCCTTGCACCTTTTAAGGAACTTCGACACTTCATTATCTCTCCTCCATGAAGAAAACGGGTTGCGGCTTTCAAATGTCCTGATGTTGATGTGCTCGAAGATCCGATCATGTTGGCCATTCGCGTTGAACTTCTTGCAGCTCATTTTTGCGGAAAAGAGCGCGAAGCAACCTTCTTGAGTATTTCCAAAAGAAGGTTGTCTGGAAGATGTAGTATCAACGATGGGGTGGTTGTGGCTTTCTTCATCATTCTGGCTCTCTTCAAGTTTCTGGCTTTCTTCATGGTTGTAGAACCTGATTCATGGTTTGTGGTTGGACAATCACGAATAAATAGACCACCTCTCTTGAAAGCTAATAGGCATTCAGGCACAataactaaaccaaaaaaattaaaaaatacacATGCATGCAACCGTCAAGAATCCTAATTAAGACAACCATCGAGAACCCAACCATCCACCAACCCATCACACCCATCCTTGAGTATTATTTCAATGTTGGATTCTGGACATGACATGTGCATATTGTGTGGAGACCATGTCCAAAAATTGTACATGACCTACCCAAAAGTCTTTTTTAAATTACTGTATGCACATGCCGTGTACAAGTTATGCACATTATGCACATCATATGTGTGTCTTGCACATGTCATGCTCATGAAATGTACATTTTGtccacaaattcacaattaatTATCGAAAAATTAGGGCCTTCAAATTGGGGTGAGTAAacatttcatatttattttgttatgttaTTTTAAGCATAATTGAAAGCCTACAACGGAGATGTGCTTTTAATAAGTGAAAATTGGCATAAAAAAGATAAGAATGAGATAATGTGATGCGGGCGTAGGAATTCTTGCTCACTACCCCAattctttttaagttttttatttttattttttatttatatatatatatatattggaaaaGGCACCAATCACATCATAGTGTATATCCCAAACTAAAAATCATAACTTTGTTACCATTTTTCGTCTTCCATGGTTTGTTGCTAAATAGATTGGTTGACTTCATAACCTTAGTGACAAGACAAGACGTGTTGTGCATTACCTCACCCTTATTCTCATCCTAACCTACTTGAGTTGGGAAAGAGATCCTTTACGGATCTCTCTCAAAGTTCAATGATCAAGTGATCtgaatctttaaaatttgatccattgattaaaaattattataatttttaaaagtttttactaaCTTATCCGTGTTTAgccgtttgattaaatttcaaatgctcggatcacttgatccttgGACTTTAGAgggagagatccggagaggGTCTCTTTCCCTTGAGGCTCATTGTATGTGCTTTGTCATTATCTCACCTTGGATTCCCTCAATACCCGAAGGAAGCATGTACAAAGGGATGGAAACCtctcaataataataatataaggtAAAGGAGGGTAAGCAACGTCCAAGTTGATACAAAGAGTTGTCATATGCGTCACATCCTCACCACATAAACACCTTCAACACGAGCTCTTTTTAACCCGACGAGTTTTCATCCACATCACGCTACACTTGTATAAATAGGTTGCTCACACTCGATTGCCAATTTGCCATAACCATTAACCCCATAGCAAAAAAAGCATTCTACTTCTCACGTAGCCAAAATAATTCACATCACATCCAAGCCTAAGTTCAGACACGAAATTCAGGGTTTAATGCGAAGTTGCACGAGTGGTACAACATAGAACCTTCTCCACTTCTAGGGTCACCATAGGCAAATCCTACTTCATTGTTTAGCTCTGTTGACTCGGAGATGCAGCTGGAAAATATAGAACAGGTTCATGGGAGACTCGATTATGAGACAGTCGTCGTCGTGTATTGGAACCACAAGCTAATGAAGGCAGAAAAATAGCTTGTGTACCTCGATGGTAAAGCTAATGAAGCGCTTTACTGTGCAAGCAAGTAGAAGATGAAAGTTGACATGTCTGCAGAAAGGATCCCACtcctaaattttgaattgtggCAGAGGCGTTGCCATCGTACGAGTGTTCCCGGGAGGGAAAGGCCgttgacaaaaacaaataatgagTTGTGTTTCAAATCTAATTCAATCCACTTATTGAAACCAATGGTTTCAACTACACCTTTTTCGATATGTACGAAACTAGAGAGAATTGAGACTAaacgagacaaaaaaaaaaagtcagttACCAGGGCAAAACGAGACAAAACGAGTTTCAAGGAGGTAAAGTAAGGCTAAATGGCAGTTTCAGGGGGCTAATAAACTAATAAGCCAATAATTTATTGTTACATAAATGTAGTAGCTTTTAGAGATTAGGTGTTTATTTTTCCAATGTTACATCTTTAAATTGGTATGCTACAGTACTAATGTGGTTTTTCGCATTCATATAACTTTCACTAAGGATAACTAAGTCATTTTCTTAACTATACCTTTATTAAGTAATAACCTTCCTATGCTTATAAAATATTTTGGTCATAACATTATTACTATATAGCGATTTTATTGTAAATGAGTCTCCTCCAATCATATTGGATCACTTTTCCCTTGCACAATCACACACTCGTCATCAATCATGAGTATTGTATTAAAATGTAAATTATCTCAAGGACATATATGCTAATTTTAtcataaatttcatatatttgtaatcatattcatattcatgTGCATTTAGCATTATTTTGTTATTAGTCGAACATATTTAAACTGTGTATTTAATAAATGGCATGAATGATTTCTAGTTGTCATATAATTCCATATAACttcattaaaaagttaaataacAAGGAACCCTTAACATTATCTTCCATCGTTTCTATGATTGAAGTTTAACTACAGAATAGTTCATGCATCAAACTAAACTAGTATGGGgaaattaacaataacaaaCACGATACATTTGACAGGATTTGAATATAGTCGGTGTCAACCTTTCTTTGAGGCTGTGCAAGCTGGCCGTTGGGAACCTGCAAAGGACTTTTACATCGAACATCCGGAGGCAGTAAGAGTAAGACATCCATCTTCTGGGAAGACAGCTCTTCACATTGCGGTTGAAGCTGGGCATGTGGATATTGTCAGAAAATTGGTGTCGTTGACAGGATTTGATTATAATCGGTGTAAACCTTTCTTTGAGGCTGTGCAAGCTGGTTGTTGGGAAACTGCAAGGGACTTTCACATCCAACATCCGGACGCAGTAAGAGTAAGCCATCCATTCTCCGGGAAGACAGCTCTTCACATTGCAGTTGAGGCTGGGCATGTGGATATTGTCAGAGAATTGGTGTCGTTGATGGAAGAGGACGATTTGGAAATAAAATCAACAAGGGATGAGACAGCTCTTGCTATTGCTGCAATGAAAGGGATTACCGAAATGGCTGAATGCATGGtaacaaagaacaaaaaattactCAGCATTCCCGATGTTGGAATCGACATTCCACTTTTGATAGCTTGTGTGTACGGTCATTGGCATGTGGCTCGATATCTCTACTCCGTCACTCCACTTGAAGAGTTAAAGCCAGACAAAGGACCTCATGGCGCTGCAATAATCTCCAATTGTTTTCGATCCAAAGAATTTGGTAAAAGTTATTAAATATGAGTACTAACATGCTGTTGAGgactacaaaaatgaaaattaagggTTATTTTAATAATGATTTCAGTTGTTTAGTAAACTActtccaaatttccaaattaaaaaaaaaaaaaaaaaaaaaaaaagaaaagaaaactgaaatTCGAAGTTTGAAAACCGAAAAAATAGCTttcagtttctttttttttttttttttttttttttttaatgaaacctgaaaattaaaagtatttatcaaacaagtttttggttttcaaattaaaatcgTGATTACAAAACTAGCTACAGTTTACTCTTTTTCCCCCATAGCTACAAATTACTATAGCAAActaattatttttgaaaaattctTAACGTTTAAAATAAACAGGTATCTCATGGGATTTAATTGACCGTTGCCCAAAATTGGCCTTTACTTCGAAGATCGGAGAGGCGACCCCCTTAGAAATTTTGGCTTGTCTGGCTTCTTCATTCCGGAGTGGAGTGGAGCTCAATTTCTGGCAACAATGGATTTATGACAGTTAGTGTACAACATACTCCCTTTGCTTTCTATTAAT encodes:
- the LOC137707791 gene encoding uncharacterized protein, whose amino-acid sequence is MGKLTITNTIHLTGFEYSRCQPFFEAVQAGRWEPAKDFYIEHPEAVRVRHPSSGKTALHIAVEAGHVDIVRKLVSLTGFDYNRCKPFFEAVQAGCWETARDFHIQHPDAVRVSHPFSGKTALHIAVEAGHVDIVRELVSLMEEDDLEIKSTRDETALAIAAMKGITEMAECMVTKNKKLLSIPDVGIDIPLLIACVYGHWHVARYLYSVTPLEELKPDKGPHGAAIISNCFRSKEFGISWDLIDRCPKLAFTSKIGEATPLEILACLASSFRSGVELNFWQQWIYDSIDIQPPRRNNHQNEENSQANNGRRSICSVGGLVEQLVSHSKKQKEGLVSKIVEILGMLVTISFVVNWNSNQLFKAVSVLNI